GGCACTGCCCTTGAAATGAGGAAGAACGATCACCCCGTGAGCCCCCGGGGGGGATTCCCGGACCAGCTGGTTCACTTTGAGAATATCCGCCTGTTCATTCTGCCTGCCCGTTTCTCCGAATTCGCCGGCGAACCAGCTGTACAGGATTCCAGTGGTAAGAACCCCTGCTTCAACGACCCACTGTCCGGGGATGGCGGCTATGCTGCAGAGGGTTCTTGACTCCGGATGAAAGAGGGGCTCAGGCACCGGAGTAATCAGAAAAGAGCCGGTGCCGGTGTTAGCCTCCACGGATCCTGCCTCCAGGACTCCCATTCCCAGTGCGGCAACCTGCTGGTCTCCGCCTGCAAGAATTACGGGAGTCTTCCCTGGAAATGAGGTTTCTTTTGCAAGACCGGAGCTCAGATTTCCGATAATAGTTCCCGGAGAAGTCAGTTCCGGTAAACGATCCCTGTCAACAAAAGAGGCATCCAGCATCCGGCGGCTCCACTCCCGGTTGCTTACATCCAGAAGCATTGTACGGCAGGCCTGGGAATAGTCGCTTACAAATCTGCCGGTAAGCACAAAGGCGACATAATCCTGCACCCCCAGGAATTTATGCGCCGCGGCATAGACATCGGGTTTATTATCCCGGTACCACAGGATTTTTGGTGCGGAGAAGTAGGGATCGATTCTGAGCCCGGTTATTCTGTAGACATCCTCCGCAGAAACTTCCTTCCGGATCAGGTCGCACTGTCGTGAGGTGGTTTTATCCTGCCACATGAATACCTCATCCAGAGCTTTTCCAGCCCTGTCCACCGGTACAACCGAAGCCCGCTGGGATGTCACCGCAATGGCGAGAACCTCCGCATTATTGCTTACGGCATACTCACCGCAGGCGGAGAGAACATGGCGGATACCCCTGTCCCAGTCCTCAGTGGATTGCCGTACCCGACCATCCTTATAAAAATTCGGGGAATATCCATGGGACTCTGAAACAAGTTCCTTTCCATTGAGCGTATATAAGGTTCCTCGGATGCTGGAGGTGCCGACATCCAGAGCACAAATTGTTTGCATTATGACCTCGAAAATTATGAGAAAATAGTATAGGTTTATAATGGGAAGCGGCCACGATCGGTCGCATTGGTTGGCGCCTTTACGGACCGATCGCGGCTTGCCTTTCCCGTTAAGCCAGTCCTGGAAGAATTCCGGAGAAAAGGCTTAATATCAGTATGATTACCAGTGCGGTTACACCGGCGATGGTGCCGCCCGCTGTCCACGACTTCAGCGTATCCTGTACACTGATGTTCGCGTATCTGGACACGACCCAGAAGCCGGAATCGTTGGGCAGTGAGAGACCGA
The Marispirochaeta aestuarii DNA segment above includes these coding regions:
- a CDS encoding FGGY-family carbohydrate kinase → MQTICALDVGTSSIRGTLYTLNGKELVSESHGYSPNFYKDGRVRQSTEDWDRGIRHVLSACGEYAVSNNAEVLAIAVTSQRASVVPVDRAGKALDEVFMWQDKTTSRQCDLIRKEVSAEDVYRITGLRIDPYFSAPKILWYRDNKPDVYAAAHKFLGVQDYVAFVLTGRFVSDYSQACRTMLLDVSNREWSRRMLDASFVDRDRLPELTSPGTIIGNLSSGLAKETSFPGKTPVILAGGDQQVAALGMGVLEAGSVEANTGTGSFLITPVPEPLFHPESRTLCSIAAIPGQWVVEAGVLTTGILYSWFAGEFGETGRQNEQADILKVNQLVRESPPGAHGVIVLPHFKGSAAPFWNPLAKGTIFNLTLANSKADIARALLESLVLEMGAGLKRMREIIPAELTEICVAGGLTRFELFNQMQADIFETTVRIPPSSEASSRGALISALVSLGVEESYQKAFDSVRDGEDRYIHPNSSRFDIYRKAALLREALYNALNTGDVYAAAEDFSKEASEVKEGGKC